One genomic window of Methanosarcina acetivorans C2A includes the following:
- a CDS encoding bifunctional methylenetetrahydrofolate dehydrogenase/methenyltetrahydrofolate cyclohydrolase encodes MSDESYESRIIDGKVLAQQVEEEVRSGVEDLESNRGIVPGLATILVGDDPASKMYVRLKHRACERVGIKAEDYLLPGDATQEELLTLIDSLNKNKDVHAILLQLPLPKHFSPQETQEAMEAISPTKDADGFHPYNMGKLMIGDEDLVPCTPHGVIRALEEYGVSVQGKNAVIVGHSNVVGKPMAAMLLNRNATVSVCHIFTDDLKKYTLGADIIVVATGVKHLIKADMVKEGTVIFDAGITKEEDGVYGDVDFENVIKKASLVTPVPGGVGPMTIAMLMKHVLLCAEKSL; translated from the coding sequence TTGTCAGATGAAAGCTATGAGTCACGAATCATAGACGGAAAAGTACTTGCTCAACAGGTTGAAGAAGAAGTAAGGTCAGGGGTAGAGGACCTTGAAAGCAACCGGGGAATCGTCCCCGGGCTTGCTACCATCCTTGTAGGGGACGATCCGGCCTCAAAGATGTATGTCCGTCTGAAGCACAGGGCCTGTGAACGTGTGGGCATCAAAGCAGAAGACTATCTTCTTCCGGGAGACGCTACCCAGGAAGAACTGCTTACCCTGATCGATTCTCTTAACAAAAACAAAGATGTGCACGCAATCCTGCTCCAGCTCCCGCTTCCGAAACACTTCTCTCCTCAGGAAACGCAGGAAGCTATGGAAGCCATATCTCCTACAAAGGATGCAGACGGTTTTCACCCCTATAACATGGGAAAACTCATGATCGGGGACGAAGACCTTGTCCCCTGCACTCCTCACGGGGTAATCAGGGCACTTGAAGAGTACGGTGTTTCCGTCCAGGGGAAAAATGCGGTTATTGTCGGGCACAGCAATGTTGTGGGAAAGCCCATGGCTGCAATGCTCCTGAACAGAAACGCAACCGTTTCAGTCTGTCATATCTTCACCGATGACCTGAAGAAGTACACCCTCGGTGCCGATATCATAGTTGTTGCGACAGGGGTTAAGCATCTTATTAAAGCCGATATGGTTAAAGAAGGGACTGTAATCTTTGATGCGGGAATCACCAAGGAAGAAGACGGCGTATATGGGGACGTTGATTTTGAAAACGTAATCAAAAAAGCTTCCCTTGTAACCCCCGTCCCTGGTGGTGTAGGGCCAATGACAATTGCCATGCTCATGAAGCATGTGCTTCTGTGTGCGGAGAAAAGCCTTTAA
- the folP gene encoding dihydropteroate synthase, with protein sequence MVVDTDICGLKVGDQYPAHVMGIINLSPESFYEGSVTSPESALDVARKMVEDGATFLDLGARSTWRFSKPISKKEELDRLLPVLDSLEGDVDAVISVDTMFSEIAEEALKRGADIINDVSGFTVDPRMIEVVADHDCPAVVMASNKIPGDPLGMDAIIEALGSIIEAAGAGGIGPDNLILDPAIGRWTDEKLPIYDFETLDDFERLKIFEKPLLAALSRKSFIGEVLGKTANDRLYGSLAAAAIAVHKGAHIIRTHDVPETTDVVKLAGALRSRTSVVKEGRYEVSVLEVKTPQDAGIAMRNLGATRVGSQVMQGKSIHLTLKIGNLTTTEALIIKQEMLSRGGDAALARDAVSHETESTDVLVMGTLLQFERLARKLGGQARSLPLIAEMIRECIANRTNLEYRYLR encoded by the coding sequence ATGGTAGTTGATACTGATATCTGTGGTCTGAAAGTGGGAGATCAATATCCTGCACACGTAATGGGCATTATTAACCTGAGCCCGGAATCTTTTTACGAAGGTTCGGTTACAAGCCCGGAATCCGCACTTGATGTTGCCCGGAAAATGGTTGAAGACGGAGCAACTTTTCTGGATCTGGGAGCCCGGTCAACATGGCGTTTTTCCAAACCCATAAGCAAAAAAGAAGAACTCGATCGATTACTGCCCGTGCTTGATTCGCTGGAAGGCGATGTGGATGCGGTAATTTCCGTTGATACTATGTTTTCCGAAATTGCAGAAGAGGCTCTTAAGAGAGGGGCAGATATCATAAACGATGTTTCCGGCTTTACGGTAGATCCCCGAATGATAGAAGTGGTAGCAGACCATGACTGTCCGGCAGTGGTTATGGCTTCTAACAAAATTCCCGGAGATCCTCTGGGCATGGATGCCATTATTGAAGCTCTTGGCTCCATTATAGAGGCTGCCGGAGCTGGCGGTATAGGACCTGACAACCTCATCCTTGACCCTGCAATTGGCAGGTGGACTGATGAAAAGCTGCCCATTTATGATTTTGAAACCCTGGATGATTTCGAGCGCCTGAAGATTTTTGAAAAACCTCTGCTTGCGGCTCTTTCAAGGAAGTCCTTCATAGGCGAAGTTCTTGGAAAAACTGCAAATGACAGGCTCTATGGCAGCCTGGCTGCAGCAGCAATTGCAGTTCACAAGGGTGCACATATTATCCGTACCCATGATGTCCCCGAAACTACTGACGTTGTCAAGCTTGCAGGAGCTCTGAGGAGCCGGACAAGCGTTGTAAAGGAGGGCAGGTATGAGGTCTCGGTACTTGAGGTAAAAACTCCTCAGGACGCAGGCATTGCAATGAGGAATCTTGGGGCTACAAGGGTAGGTTCTCAGGTAATGCAGGGAAAAAGCATCCATCTTACGTTAAAGATCGGAAACCTTACAACCACTGAGGCTCTGATAATAAAACAGGAGATGCTTTCAAGGGGAGGAGACGCGGCCCTTGCAAGAGATGCAGTTTCCCATGAAACGGAATCGACCGATGTGCTTGTGATGGGCACTCTGCTGCAATTTGAACGCCTCGCCAGAAAACTGGGAGGACAGGCTCGTTCCCTCCCACTGATTGCAGAAATGATCCGTGAAT
- a CDS encoding SAM-dependent methyltransferase, translating into MKSSQYDTAFVKENMMGPNSMKIIEEVAESLTLEKEMRVLDLGCGKGLTSIFLAKEYDATVFATDLWISATENYERIKSMGIEDKIIPIHAEAHDLLFAEEFFDVTISIDAYHYFGVEEDYLTKHLAPLVKRGRKIAVAVPGLKKEFENGVPEEL; encoded by the coding sequence ATGAAATCCAGTCAGTATGATACTGCTTTTGTTAAAGAAAATATGATGGGACCGAATTCAATGAAAATTATTGAAGAGGTGGCAGAATCACTAACACTTGAAAAGGAAATGAGGGTACTGGATCTTGGCTGTGGGAAGGGATTAACTTCAATATTTTTGGCAAAAGAATATGATGCTACGGTTTTTGCTACTGACCTATGGATTAGTGCGACGGAGAATTATGAAAGAATCAAATCAATGGGCATTGAGGATAAAATAATACCAATACACGCTGAAGCACACGATTTACTATTTGCAGAAGAATTTTTTGATGTCACCATAAGTATAGATGCCTATCACTATTTTGGTGTCGAGGAAGATTATTTGACAAAACACCTTGCTCCGCTTGTAAAAAGAGGAAGGAAAATAGCAGTTGCAGTCCCGGGGTTGAAAAAGGAATTCGAAAATGGAGTTCCGGAAGAACTATAG
- a CDS encoding PRC-barrel domain-containing protein, with the protein MSKIFARNLLFNKQVMATDGTEIGTLSNIVVEIKGGHIIDLMVSPNPTFDVSRYKKEDNYILIPFDSVSAIKDYIIIDKMKARV; encoded by the coding sequence ATGTCTAAAATATTTGCAAGAAACCTCCTCTTCAACAAGCAGGTGATGGCTACTGACGGGACGGAGATCGGAACTCTGAGCAACATTGTAGTAGAAATCAAAGGAGGACATATCATTGACCTTATGGTCAGCCCCAATCCCACCTTTGATGTTTCAAGATACAAAAAAGAGGATAACTATATCCTGATTCCCTTTGACTCCGTAAGCGCCATCAAAGACTATATTATAATAGACAAAATGAAAGCAAGGGTATAA
- the purN gene encoding phosphoribosylglycinamide formyltransferase, with protein MTVKIAVLVSGRGSNLQAIIDSIEKGYIKNAAVSVVISNKADAYALERAEKHGISAVFLDPEGRDRAGYDREILKILKQYDTDLLLLAGYFRLLGSEIIEAYRHRILNIHPSLLPAFKGLHAQKQAFEYGVKVAGCTVHFVDEGLDSGPIIIQKCVPVLPEDTEETLTARILEQEHIIYPEAVRLFVESKLKVEGRNVITLK; from the coding sequence ATGACGGTAAAGATTGCAGTTCTGGTCTCAGGACGGGGCTCAAATCTCCAGGCGATTATAGACAGCATTGAAAAGGGCTACATAAAAAACGCGGCAGTCAGTGTGGTTATCTCCAACAAAGCCGATGCTTATGCGCTCGAACGTGCAGAAAAACATGGAATAAGTGCTGTTTTTCTTGATCCTGAAGGGCGTGATAGAGCCGGATACGACAGGGAAATTCTGAAGATACTTAAACAGTATGATACGGACCTTCTCCTGCTTGCAGGCTATTTCAGGCTCCTGGGAAGCGAAATCATTGAGGCATACAGGCACAGGATCCTGAACATACACCCTTCTCTTCTTCCGGCTTTCAAAGGACTTCATGCCCAGAAACAGGCTTTTGAGTATGGTGTAAAGGTTGCAGGCTGCACAGTACATTTTGTAGATGAGGGACTCGATTCCGGGCCCATTATCATCCAGAAATGCGTGCCTGTGCTCCCGGAAGATACCGAAGAAACTCTTACTGCCAGGATTCTCGAACAGGAGCACATTATCTATCCCGAAGCTGTCAGGCTCTTTGTCGAGAGTAAGCTTAAAGTTGAGGGTAGAAATGTAATAACTCTTAAGTAA
- the glyA gene encoding bifunctional serine hydroxymethyltransferase/L-allo-threonine aldolase, with protein sequence MSYIEKIDPDMFEAIQKEADRQEHKLNLIASENYASRAVMEAQGSIMTNKYAEGYSGKRYYGGCDFVDIAENLAIARAKEIFGAKYVNVQPHSGSGANMAVYFSVLQPGDTIMSMDLSHGGHLSHGSPVSFSGKLYNIVPYGVSKETEALDYDELMKMAKECKPKMIVCGASAYPRVIDFKKFREIADEVGAYLLADIAHIAGLVVSGVHPSPVPYADFVTTTTHKTLRGPRGGMIISKTEELAMGVNKAVFPGIQGGPLMHVIAAKAVAFKEAMDEKFRQDQAQTVKNAKVLCACLKEKGFDIVSGGTDNHLMLVNLNNMNITGKDAEAAMSKAGIIANKNTVPFETRSPFITSGVRLGTPACTTRGMKEKEMELIADYIETAIKNAGNDALLSEVSAKVRDLCSRFPVYS encoded by the coding sequence GTGTCTTACATTGAAAAAATCGATCCAGATATGTTCGAGGCTATCCAAAAGGAAGCTGATCGTCAGGAACACAAACTTAACCTGATTGCGTCCGAAAACTATGCGAGCAGGGCTGTAATGGAAGCTCAGGGCTCAATCATGACCAACAAGTATGCCGAAGGATATTCCGGTAAGCGCTATTACGGCGGTTGTGATTTCGTGGACATTGCCGAAAATCTCGCAATTGCCAGGGCAAAGGAAATCTTCGGGGCAAAATACGTAAATGTCCAGCCCCACTCAGGTTCAGGTGCCAACATGGCTGTCTACTTCTCCGTACTGCAGCCTGGGGACACAATCATGTCCATGGATCTCTCCCACGGCGGGCACCTTTCTCACGGCAGCCCTGTAAGTTTTTCCGGAAAACTCTATAACATCGTGCCTTACGGAGTCAGCAAAGAGACCGAAGCCCTGGACTATGACGAGCTTATGAAAATGGCAAAAGAATGCAAACCGAAAATGATCGTCTGCGGAGCTTCAGCCTATCCCCGTGTAATCGATTTCAAGAAGTTCAGGGAAATTGCCGATGAAGTGGGAGCTTATCTCCTTGCAGACATTGCCCACATTGCAGGTCTTGTCGTTTCAGGCGTACACCCAAGCCCTGTGCCTTATGCGGATTTTGTCACCACCACGACCCACAAGACCCTCCGGGGGCCGAGGGGCGGAATGATTATCTCAAAGACCGAGGAACTTGCAATGGGAGTAAACAAGGCCGTTTTCCCGGGCATTCAGGGTGGGCCCCTCATGCATGTCATAGCTGCAAAGGCCGTCGCCTTTAAGGAAGCCATGGATGAAAAGTTCAGGCAGGACCAGGCTCAGACCGTAAAGAATGCAAAAGTTCTCTGCGCCTGTCTGAAGGAGAAGGGTTTTGATATTGTTTCCGGCGGTACTGACAACCATCTGATGCTTGTAAACCTCAATAATATGAACATTACAGGCAAGGACGCGGAAGCTGCAATGAGCAAAGCCGGGATTATCGCCAACAAAAACACGGTGCCTTTCGAGACTCGCAGCCCCTTCATAACCAGCGGAGTAAGGCTCGGGACTCCTGCCTGTACCACAAGGGGCATGAAAGAAAAAGAAATGGAACTGATTGCCGACTATATCGAGACTGCAATCAAGAATGCAGGAAACGATGCTCTGCTGTCGGAAGTAAGCGCTAAGGTAAGGGACCTCTGCTCAAGGTTCCCTGTTTACAGCTAA
- a CDS encoding transcriptional regulator — translation MTKEVLIHQIIDVLSRAGFALSDRCNIRPRSFDVAARKDETLLLCKVLFNIDGLNEETAREMKYLAEYLGGSAIVVGAKTRDQMLEDSVVYMRYDILALNVQTLYDYFVENIKPLVSAAPGGLYISIEGDLLKKARTDQSMSLGTLASMVGVSRRTISKYEEEGMDASIDVVLQLEDIFGVELARPIDILKSCGSRKPRKKAEPEKEDPQVKHNALLPEDLILNTISMLGYDVLPTAQAPFKAISRDKSSVILTGVSEFNTTVVKRAHLMSSISCITETQSVFIINGRSKLKSVENTALIEKKELDKISDSQELLEFIEERKDTNSGA, via the coding sequence ATGACAAAAGAGGTTCTCATACATCAAATTATTGATGTATTGTCTCGTGCGGGTTTTGCACTTTCTGACCGATGTAATATACGTCCCAGGAGCTTTGACGTCGCCGCACGTAAAGATGAAACACTACTACTTTGCAAGGTTTTATTTAACATTGACGGCCTGAACGAAGAAACCGCCAGGGAGATGAAATATCTTGCTGAGTATCTCGGAGGTTCCGCTATCGTTGTTGGAGCCAAGACAAGGGACCAGATGCTCGAAGATAGTGTCGTCTACATGCGCTATGATATCCTTGCCCTGAATGTTCAGACCCTATATGACTATTTCGTTGAAAATATCAAGCCTCTGGTTTCAGCAGCTCCCGGCGGGCTTTATATCTCAATAGAAGGCGATCTCCTTAAGAAGGCAAGGACGGATCAGTCCATGTCTCTCGGTACCCTGGCTTCCATGGTAGGGGTTTCAAGAAGGACTATCAGCAAATATGAAGAAGAAGGTATGGACGCATCCATAGATGTCGTGCTCCAGCTTGAGGACATTTTCGGAGTCGAACTGGCAAGACCCATAGATATCCTGAAGTCTTGCGGGAGCAGAAAACCCAGGAAGAAAGCAGAGCCTGAAAAGGAAGATCCTCAGGTAAAACATAACGCGCTTTTGCCTGAAGACCTGATCCTCAATACGATTTCGATGCTCGGATATGATGTTCTCCCTACGGCCCAGGCTCCCTTCAAAGCAATCTCCAGGGACAAGTCTTCAGTTATCCTTACAGGGGTTAGCGAGTTTAACACAACCGTAGTCAAAAGAGCCCATCTGATGAGCAGCATTTCCTGCATTACGGAAACTCAGTCCGTGTTCATCATTAACGGACGTTCCAAGCTGAAGTCAGTTGAGAATACGGCACTCATCGAAAAGAAAGAACTCGACAAGATCAGCGATTCGCAGGAACTCCTTGAGTTCATAGAGGAGCGCAAGGACACAAACAGTGGGGCGTAA
- a CDS encoding CDC48 family AAA ATPase, translating into MEEIQLKVEKAYPIDLGRGIIRLDPAALLKLQLSPGDIVEIRGKKKTTAKVWRADRQDWEQGIVRIDNFIRQNAGVSIGEKVTIKKVEAPEAKKLILALPESMTQGGPELQFGEHANEIIKRHILKRPVFKGDIIPIINSMSQPMTESLTTSQVIPLVAVETDPANTIVLITEATIIELRKKPVQGYEKATRGVTTYEDIGGLGQEIMRVREIIEMPMKHPELFAHLNIEPPKGVILYGPPGTGKTLIAKAVANESGASFHYIAGPEIVGKFYGESEERLRKIFEEATQDAPSVIFIDEIDSIAPKRENVTGEVERRVVAQLLTLLDGMEERGQVVVIGATNRVDAIDPALRRPGRFDREIHIGVPDTKDRYEILQIHTRGMPIEKDDEITPAESEVELEEATEIEAEIEVDEAALEREKKEKTNRYLMYLAEKTQGFVGADLLALVQEAAMRCLRENLPDLDLEKETIPPERLEKIVVTKKNFEDALMEAEPSALREIFVEMPSVGWDGVGGLDEAKNAIIEAVEWPIKNPEKFVKLGIKAPKGILLYGPPGTGKTLIAQAVAKESNANFISVKGPEMFSKWLGESEKAIRETFKKARQVAPCVVFFDEIDSIAAMQGMESTDSRTSERVLNQLLTEMDGLETLKDVVIIAATNRPNLLDPAIMRPGRFDRLVYVGAPDRKGRMKIFKIHTRNTPLAEDVDLENLANITEGYVGADIEAVCREAVMFALRENFDVEAIEMRHFREALKKVKPTINENIAQFYEKIEEQFKGGQRPAETAGYVGYR; encoded by the coding sequence ATGGAAGAAATACAGTTGAAGGTTGAAAAGGCATACCCTATCGACCTTGGAAGAGGAATTATCCGGCTTGACCCTGCAGCGCTACTGAAACTTCAGCTCTCTCCCGGCGACATTGTAGAGATTAGGGGGAAGAAAAAGACCACAGCAAAGGTATGGAGAGCAGACCGGCAGGATTGGGAACAGGGAATAGTGCGAATTGATAATTTTATCCGGCAGAATGCCGGAGTTTCCATCGGGGAGAAGGTGACCATTAAAAAGGTCGAAGCCCCGGAAGCAAAAAAGCTCATTCTGGCGCTTCCGGAAAGCATGACTCAGGGAGGGCCCGAACTGCAGTTTGGAGAGCATGCGAATGAGATCATAAAGCGGCACATCCTGAAAAGACCTGTTTTCAAGGGGGACATAATTCCGATTATTAATTCGATGTCTCAGCCAATGACTGAGTCCCTGACAACAAGCCAGGTAATCCCGCTGGTTGCTGTTGAGACGGACCCGGCAAACACCATTGTCCTTATCACGGAAGCCACAATTATTGAGCTCCGGAAAAAGCCGGTACAGGGCTACGAAAAAGCGACCAGAGGCGTCACTACCTACGAAGACATCGGAGGGCTTGGCCAGGAGATCATGCGTGTCCGGGAAATAATAGAGATGCCGATGAAACACCCGGAGCTCTTTGCCCACCTCAATATAGAGCCTCCGAAAGGAGTTATCCTCTACGGCCCACCCGGAACCGGAAAGACCCTTATCGCAAAAGCCGTGGCAAATGAATCCGGGGCAAGCTTCCATTACATTGCAGGGCCCGAAATCGTTGGAAAGTTCTACGGGGAAAGCGAGGAAAGGCTGAGGAAGATCTTCGAAGAAGCAACCCAGGACGCCCCTTCGGTTATTTTCATTGACGAAATAGACTCCATTGCCCCCAAAAGGGAAAACGTAACAGGAGAAGTTGAAAGGCGTGTTGTTGCCCAGCTCCTGACCCTTCTTGACGGGATGGAGGAAAGGGGGCAGGTCGTGGTTATAGGAGCTACCAACCGTGTGGATGCAATCGACCCCGCACTCAGGAGACCGGGGCGTTTTGACAGGGAAATCCATATCGGAGTGCCGGATACCAAAGACAGGTACGAGATTCTGCAGATCCACACCCGGGGCATGCCAATCGAGAAAGATGACGAAATCACACCAGCAGAGTCCGAAGTCGAACTTGAAGAAGCAACTGAAATCGAAGCTGAAATAGAAGTCGATGAAGCTGCCCTGGAGAGAGAAAAAAAAGAGAAGACAAACCGCTATCTCATGTATCTGGCTGAGAAGACGCAGGGCTTTGTAGGGGCAGACCTTCTGGCTCTCGTGCAGGAAGCCGCAATGCGCTGCCTCAGGGAAAACCTGCCTGACCTTGACCTCGAAAAGGAAACAATTCCTCCCGAACGGCTGGAAAAGATTGTTGTAACCAAGAAGAACTTCGAAGATGCTTTGATGGAAGCCGAACCCTCAGCCCTGAGGGAGATCTTTGTTGAGATGCCTTCGGTTGGCTGGGACGGCGTGGGAGGCCTGGATGAAGCGAAGAATGCGATCATCGAAGCCGTCGAGTGGCCTATTAAAAACCCGGAAAAATTTGTCAAACTGGGCATAAAAGCTCCGAAGGGAATCTTGCTTTACGGCCCACCGGGGACGGGAAAGACCCTGATAGCCCAGGCTGTAGCCAAAGAGTCAAACGCCAATTTCATAAGCGTCAAAGGGCCGGAGATGTTTTCGAAGTGGCTCGGGGAGTCGGAAAAAGCAATCAGGGAAACCTTCAAGAAAGCAAGGCAGGTTGCTCCCTGTGTTGTCTTCTTTGATGAGATTGACTCCATTGCTGCCATGCAGGGCATGGAATCTACGGACAGCCGGACTTCGGAAAGGGTGCTCAACCAGCTGCTGACCGAAATGGACGGGCTTGAGACCCTCAAGGACGTGGTAATTATTGCCGCAACAAACCGTCCTAACCTGCTTGACCCCGCAATCATGCGCCCGGGCCGTTTTGACAGGCTGGTTTACGTTGGTGCACCTGACCGTAAAGGCAGGATGAAGATCTTTAAGATCCACACAAGGAATACCCCGCTTGCGGAGGACGTAGATCTTGAAAACCTTGCCAATATAACTGAAGGATACGTGGGTGCTGACATAGAAGCAGTATGCAGAGAGGCTGTAATGTTTGCCCTCAGAGAGAACTTCGATGTTGAAGCAATTGAGATGAGGCACTTCAGAGAAGCCCTCAAGAAAGTAAAACCCACAATTAACGAAAACATTGCACAGTTCTATGAGAAGATAGAGGAGCAGTTTAAGGGAGGCCAGAGACCAGCAGAGACAGCTGGGTATGTAGGATACAGGTAA
- a CDS encoding tRNA(Ile)(2)-agmatinylcytidine synthase, with amino-acid sequence MIIGIDDTDSNEGMCTTYLGALLLEELQEYGTVETLPLLVRLNPTIPYKTRGNAAIALKLKTDCPEKIIAHVTSRIEEFARMECEKTNPGAVFIQEKDYRSLKPILLSFLEKAVKDVIEIETAKHLISELGISSKSFKNGRGLIGALAACGAMLNPEKWDCTFEHLAYRQKKKWGSPRDVNKDSFFEADRQTYPGTWDTVDLANRLVVCVPHSADPVLFGIRGESPELVSKAASLIRSEPVERFAVYRTNQGTDMHLLPAASISEIRDMHSYRFEGTVSAVPKTIEGGHVIFAVRDGKGDEIDCAAFEPTKNFRVLARRLLLGDQIFLSGSVTSGTLNIEKMQVKELVLLYREENPKCPECGKHMKSAGQGQGFRCKKCGTRASSKIRCEAERDLEPGLYEVPPCARRHLAKPLARERDQNIRIHPSR; translated from the coding sequence ATGATCATCGGAATTGACGATACGGACTCAAATGAAGGCATGTGCACCACATATCTGGGAGCCCTGCTGCTCGAAGAACTGCAGGAGTACGGGACTGTAGAAACCCTGCCCCTCCTTGTGCGCCTGAACCCTACAATCCCCTACAAGACAAGAGGAAATGCAGCAATAGCCCTGAAACTCAAAACTGACTGTCCTGAAAAGATAATCGCCCACGTGACATCCAGAATAGAGGAATTTGCACGTATGGAGTGCGAAAAAACCAATCCCGGAGCCGTATTTATTCAGGAAAAAGATTACAGGAGCCTAAAGCCTATCCTCCTGAGTTTTCTGGAAAAGGCTGTAAAAGACGTAATCGAAATAGAGACGGCAAAGCACCTTATCTCGGAGCTCGGGATCAGCTCAAAAAGCTTCAAAAACGGAAGGGGACTGATAGGCGCACTTGCAGCCTGCGGGGCTATGCTGAACCCTGAGAAGTGGGACTGCACTTTTGAGCACCTGGCATACAGGCAGAAGAAAAAATGGGGAAGTCCCAGGGATGTTAATAAGGATAGCTTTTTCGAAGCTGACAGGCAGACCTATCCCGGAACCTGGGATACTGTAGACCTTGCAAACAGGCTCGTAGTCTGCGTGCCCCACTCAGCGGACCCGGTATTATTCGGAATTAGAGGAGAAAGCCCCGAACTCGTTAGCAAAGCTGCATCCCTGATTCGGTCCGAACCTGTTGAGCGCTTTGCCGTGTACAGGACAAACCAGGGAACGGACATGCATCTCCTGCCGGCAGCAAGCATCTCTGAAATCCGGGACATGCATTCCTACAGATTCGAAGGAACGGTCTCGGCAGTCCCGAAAACCATTGAAGGGGGACACGTTATCTTTGCTGTTCGGGACGGAAAAGGAGACGAAATAGACTGCGCAGCCTTCGAACCGACCAAGAACTTCAGGGTGCTTGCCCGAAGACTGTTACTCGGTGACCAGATATTCCTTTCAGGAAGCGTAACTTCCGGAACCCTGAACATTGAAAAAATGCAGGTTAAAGAGCTTGTCCTCCTTTACAGGGAAGAGAACCCGAAGTGTCCGGAGTGCGGAAAACACATGAAGTCCGCAGGGCAGGGACAGGGGTTCCGCTGCAAGAAATGCGGAACACGGGCATCCTCAAAAATTCGGTGCGAAGCCGAAAGAGACCTGGAACCCGGACTCTATGAAGTTCCTCCATGTGCAAGAAGACACCTCGCAAAGCCGCTGGCAAGGGAAAGAGACCAGAACATAAGGATTCATCCTTCCCGGTGA
- a CDS encoding NAD+ synthase, whose product MTGFQLLTKLQEFENMDFEKAQNRIIEFIRNETDKAGVDGAVVGISGGIDSALTATLTVEALGKERVLGLHMPESSLTPAVDSEDAKILADWLGIEYRTIDISGIVSAFMASIPESESSDRLTRGNLKARTRMSLLYFHANRLNRMVVGTGNKTEILLGYYTKYGDGGVDLEPIGGIYKTEVWELSRRLGIPDPLITKKPSAGLWTGQTDEAELGISYLKVDDVLRMIEEGAEQEKILKDTGISIEQLNSVTRRIERNEHKRKSPPVPELY is encoded by the coding sequence ATTACCGGATTTCAATTATTAACAAAACTCCAGGAATTTGAGAACATGGACTTTGAAAAAGCACAGAACAGGATTATTGAGTTTATCCGGAATGAGACCGATAAAGCAGGTGTGGACGGGGCAGTTGTAGGCATCAGCGGAGGAATCGACTCTGCCCTAACCGCAACACTTACTGTAGAAGCTCTGGGGAAAGAGAGGGTTCTTGGCCTCCACATGCCCGAAAGCAGCCTGACCCCGGCTGTTGATAGTGAAGATGCGAAAATTCTTGCCGACTGGCTCGGGATTGAGTATCGGACAATTGACATCTCAGGCATTGTCTCGGCTTTCATGGCTTCTATTCCCGAGAGCGAATCTTCGGACCGGCTCACCAGGGGCAACCTGAAGGCAAGAACCCGGATGTCTCTTCTTTATTTCCATGCAAACAGGCTAAACCGCATGGTCGTCGGGACGGGAAACAAAACCGAGATCCTCCTCGGCTATTACACGAAGTATGGGGACGGAGGCGTCGACCTTGAGCCGATAGGCGGGATTTACAAGACCGAGGTCTGGGAACTTTCCCGCAGGCTTGGAATCCCGGATCCCCTTATTACCAAAAAGCCGTCCGCAGGTCTGTGGACAGGGCAGACCGATGAAGCCGAACTTGGGATTTCTTACTTGAAGGTTGATGATGTGCTCAGGATGATTGAAGAAGGAGCAGAACAGGAAAAGATTCTGAAGGATACCGGGATTTCCATTGAGCAGCTCAACTCCGTTACCAGGCGCATTGAGAGAAACGAGCATAAAAGAAAATCTCCGCCCGTGCCGGAACTGTACTGA